Part of the Planifilum fimeticola genome, AAACATCAAAAAAATGGCCTTGCTCCTCTCGAAGAGAGGAAAAGGCTTTGTGATCCGCCTAATTTACCAAATCTAATTTCCTTTATCTGTTTATTTCCCATAAACATGCAACCCCTGGCGCTTTTCTTGCGAAAAGAGCCAGGGGGTTTGTCATCAATCTCAAGGCCCGTATTACGGGCCTTTTTCGTTTTCGACGACCGGAGTTTTTTCTCATGAGACCGTCGTTTGCTTCCCGTTCGGCCTTTTGAGCAGCATCCAGCCTCCGAGGAGGAGGAACAGACCGATCAAAGCTTGGGCGGGATGGGAAGTGGCGGTCTTGGGCAGCTTTCCGCCCTGCTTGGAATTCTCGATGACCTGGGCCACCTTTTCGGGAGCGGTGATCACGGCGGGGGAATCCCCGGTTTCACCGGGTGCGAGCGTCAATTTGCCCTGCTCGTCCACATGCAGTGTCTGCGACTTCTGGAATCCCGTTTCCACGCCGTTGACCTTGCCCTGGTAGGTGACGAGCAGGTGGTACGTGCCGGGCTGCAGGTCGGCGAGTTTCTTGGAGAAGCGCGGACCGTGATCCTGCGCGCTCTCCCTGATCTCCACCAGCTCTCCGCTATTGGTGCCCAGGGCGAAGGTCCATTTCCCCTCGGCCTGTTCCGTGTAAAGGAGGTTGGCGGAGACGGCCTTGGAACCGTCGATCTTTACGGAAAGGGCGGGGACCTCAAATATGTATTCCTTGTTCAGCCTTCCGGTGCGGTCCCCCAGGCTGCCCTCGAAGGAGACGTTCAGCTGGTGCTTGCCGGGAGAATCGATGGAGAATTTGGCCTGGGCTTGTTCTCCCTCG contains:
- a CDS encoding LPXTG cell wall anchor domain-containing protein, whose product is MKRWHFFLLSFFLLFGIPSAVTATSDDVAEHVVKVSHRPDGEGKWVFTATLEGEENVRGDWSFVLDGHDSTTVEYEGEQAQAKFSIDSPGKHQLNVSFEGSLGDRTGRLNKEYIFEVPALSVKIDGSKAVSANLLYTEQAEGKWTFALGTNSGELVEIRESAQDHGPRFSKKLADLQPGTYHLLVTYQGKVNGVETGFQKSQTLHVDEQGKLTLAPGETGDSPAVITAPEKVAQVIENSKQGGKLPKTATSHPAQALIGLFLLLGGWMLLKRPNGKQTTVS